The following are encoded in a window of Chryseobacterium sp. genomic DNA:
- a CDS encoding B12-binding domain-containing radical SAM protein, which produces MKDLLLITPPFTQLNTPYPATAYLKGFLNTKNICSFQMDLGIEVILELFSKDGLAKVFEGVSDVSALSENSSRIFAMRDEYVNTIDQVTLFLQNRNPTLARQICTMNFLPEASRFNALDDLDYAFGNMGLQDRAKHLATLYLEDLSDFIIENIDPDFGFSRYAERIGQSANSFDELYAKLQGNPTFTDQFTLKILKKRIDEIQPKIVCFSVPFPGNLYSAFRAAQFIKQNYPEVKTAMGGGFPNTELRDLKDARVFEFFDFITLDDGELPIQLLHAHVCGLTQSAEPEFKRTFLLQNGETVYKDNSIRPDYKMAYTGTPDYSDLLLESYISVIEVANPMHSLWSDGRWNKLTMAHGCYWGKCTFCDISLDYIKTYEPVSAKILVDRMEILIAETGESGFHFVDEAAPPALMREVALEILRRKLVVTWWTNIRFEKSFTGDLCYLLKLSGCIAVSGGLEVASDRLLKLIDKGVSVEQVAKVTRNFTEAGIMVHSYLMYGYPTQTVQETVDSLEMVRQLFEIGIVQSGFWHQFAMTAHSPVGKNPEEFGVQPVLQDIRFANNDVQFTDKTGIDHSRFSAGLRKSIFNYMHGINFDLPLREWFDFKIPKTTIPPTYIHDCLLDEENFTFKGSSKVIFTNTNPQAEHYSKTRKGQTTLFTQLTFHLKTNRVTVELEEAKAGWLMKVMAENPVENARKLTLQELKSNFEAEFEDFELFWFSKPMQKLRHSGVILIL; this is translated from the coding sequence TTGAAAGATCTTCTCTTAATCACTCCCCCTTTTACCCAGCTGAACACGCCTTACCCCGCCACAGCCTATCTGAAGGGATTCCTGAACACAAAAAACATCTGCTCATTTCAGATGGACTTGGGTATAGAGGTGATTCTTGAGCTTTTTTCAAAGGACGGACTGGCGAAAGTGTTTGAAGGTGTTAGTGATGTATCCGCTCTCTCAGAAAACAGCAGTCGGATTTTTGCAATGCGCGATGAGTATGTAAATACCATAGATCAGGTGACGCTTTTTCTGCAAAACCGAAACCCTACCCTGGCCAGACAGATCTGCACAATGAATTTCCTGCCGGAAGCCTCGCGGTTCAATGCGCTGGATGATCTGGATTATGCATTTGGTAACATGGGACTGCAGGACCGGGCAAAACATTTGGCCACGCTGTATCTAGAAGACCTTTCAGATTTTATTATCGAAAACATTGACCCCGATTTCGGCTTCAGCCGTTACGCAGAACGCATCGGCCAAAGTGCCAATTCATTTGATGAACTGTATGCGAAACTTCAGGGTAATCCGACCTTCACCGACCAGTTTACATTAAAAATTCTGAAGAAAAGAATTGATGAGATTCAGCCGAAGATAGTTTGTTTTTCCGTGCCTTTTCCGGGAAATCTGTATTCAGCTTTCAGAGCTGCCCAATTTATAAAACAAAATTATCCGGAAGTGAAGACGGCCATGGGCGGCGGATTTCCCAATACGGAACTGCGCGATCTGAAAGATGCCCGAGTATTTGAGTTTTTTGACTTCATAACACTGGACGACGGCGAACTGCCCATCCAACTGCTTCATGCGCACGTTTGTGGTTTAACACAGAGTGCGGAGCCAGAATTTAAAAGGACATTCCTGCTGCAGAACGGCGAAACTGTTTATAAAGACAATTCTATCCGACCTGATTATAAAATGGCTTATACAGGCACACCTGATTACAGCGATTTGCTGCTGGAAAGCTATATCTCGGTAATTGAAGTGGCCAACCCTATGCACAGTTTGTGGAGCGACGGAAGGTGGAATAAGCTTACGATGGCACACGGCTGCTATTGGGGCAAGTGCACCTTCTGCGATATTTCACTGGACTACATCAAGACCTATGAGCCTGTTTCGGCCAAAATTCTTGTAGACCGTATGGAAATCTTAATTGCGGAAACCGGGGAATCAGGTTTTCATTTTGTTGATGAAGCTGCTCCGCCGGCACTTATGCGTGAGGTAGCGCTGGAAATCCTGAGACGAAAACTGGTGGTGACCTGGTGGACCAATATCAGGTTTGAGAAAAGTTTTACCGGCGACCTTTGTTATCTGCTCAAACTTTCCGGCTGCATTGCCGTTTCCGGCGGCCTGGAAGTGGCCAGTGACCGCCTGTTGAAACTGATTGACAAAGGAGTTTCGGTGGAGCAGGTAGCCAAAGTGACGCGGAATTTTACCGAAGCCGGAATTATGGTGCATTCCTACCTGATGTACGGTTACCCTACACAAACGGTGCAGGAAACCGTAGATTCGCTGGAGATGGTGCGGCAACTATTTGAAATAGGTATTGTACAAAGTGGCTTCTGGCATCAGTTTGCCATGACAGCACATTCGCCGGTAGGAAAGAATCCGGAGGAGTTTGGCGTACAGCCTGTACTTCAGGACATTCGGTTTGCGAATAATGACGTTCAGTTCACAGACAAGACAGGAATCGATCACAGCCGTTTCAGCGCGGGTTTGAGAAAGTCGATCTTCAATTATATGCACGGAATAAATTTTGACCTGCCACTGCGCGAATGGTTTGATTTCAAAATTCCAAAAACAACTATTCCTCCCACTTATATCCATGACTGCCTGCTGGATGAGGAGAATTTTACTTTTAAAGGAAGCTCGAAAGTGATTTTCACAAATACAAATCCGCAGGCTGAACATTACAGTAAAACCAGGAAAGGCCAGACCACATTATTTACACAACTGACCTTTCACTTGAAAACCAACAGAGTGACTGTGGAACTGGAAGAAGCTAAAGCGGGGTGGTTGATGAAAGTTATGGCCGAAAATCCTGTTGAAAATGCCCGCAAACTCACCCTGCAAGAGCTGAAGAGCAACTTTGAGGCAGAATTTGAGGATTTTGAGCTGTTTTGGTTTTCAAAACCGATGCAAAAACTCAGACATAGCGGGGTGATACTGATTCTTTGA
- a CDS encoding KOW motif-containing protein, translated as MNSTEPSIIKNGDQCRVTGGTHKGKSGSVQDSNVSKTGQLTITVVQDSGVRFKTLAKNVESVLK; from the coding sequence ATGAACTCAACAGAACCTTCAATTATAAAGAACGGCGATCAGTGCCGGGTGACCGGAGGTACACATAAGGGGAAATCCGGTAGTGTGCAGGATTCCAATGTCAGTAAAACAGGTCAGTTAACAATTACTGTTGTACAGGATAGTGGGGTCCGTTTCAAAACTTTAGCAAAAAATGTTGAGTCAGTTCTAAAATGA
- a CDS encoding hemerythrin domain-containing protein, with amino-acid sequence MKRNSNIVPLSRDHHFGLLCSWKIRQGLSKNIDPKRISVYLDYFWNTHLKTHFKEEEEVLFIKREDAPTMKALDEHRQIEHLVNRITDDPRETLLMEFSELLQEHIRFEERVLFPHFETILTEPELAEVGKQLDLIHQPQTDGYKDEFWR; translated from the coding sequence ATGAAAAGAAATTCCAATATCGTCCCGCTGTCCCGTGATCATCATTTCGGTCTCCTGTGCAGCTGGAAAATCCGTCAGGGACTAAGCAAAAACATTGACCCAAAGCGCATTTCCGTTTATCTGGATTATTTTTGGAACACTCACCTCAAAACTCATTTTAAGGAAGAGGAGGAAGTGCTTTTCATTAAAAGAGAAGATGCGCCTACAATGAAGGCTTTGGATGAGCACAGGCAAATTGAACACCTGGTAAACCGTATTACGGATGATCCCCGGGAAACTCTCCTGATGGAATTTTCGGAACTTCTTCAGGAGCACATCCGTTTTGAGGAAAGGGTTTTGTTTCCCCATTTTGAAACTATTCTCACTGAACCCGAACTCGCGGAAGTAGGCAAACAGCTGGACCTTATTCATCAACCTCAAACCGACGGTTATAAAGATGAGTTCTGGCGATGA
- a CDS encoding translocation/assembly module TamB produces the protein MKSFKKVLKYAGITLGSLIILVVFAVLSLQLPAVQNFLKVKLVNYLEEKIHTKVTLERVFVAFPNSLVMENLYLQDQNKDTLLFARKVDVGLHIPKLLKSTADLTSVDLAGVRANVIRRQNGNFNFDYILEAFATKDAEESESKPFIISLDKIKLQDIGVNFRDLQARNDLSVYFKSFDTRVRTFDLQNNSYAVNDILMDGLRLRLKQDLLEEVAEEVEQTVDSLNRRKPMQLGLNRIKLTNFDIDYGDDNTKTFGKVKFAELSSKVNKLDLQNSDFVVDNVTLKGADINAKMFMPGSKGASTKDNTDKNNQNTDRPLALQLNRLTFDDVRVVYDNTAIPVTRRGMDFNHLNFSKLDMEVRNFQMKDGTFAGTVNSAVVKEGRGLDIQRFETDFVYGEKQAYLKDLYLQTSKTLLRDELVLNYNSTEQLSANPGAARISANLRNSKVGFSDILMLVPSLQNTVPFNKYPNSVVNVNTRLRGSLNDLQIQYLELSGIDRLKVNASGNVKNAMNPDNLLYDLNIRELSSDARTVTNLLPKNTLPANITLPSFFRISGIAKGSTQVVNANLKLTSTLGNAAIRAALDMRRKNQERYDVVANLQNLQIGTIIQNKDLRSVTGQIAVKGQSFDPNRAIANLKGNIASVYYNGYTYRNMNLAGTVNRGAYVINLDSKDPNANLKLRASGVYKENNPSIRVNGNIQKLDLNKLGFYKDQMILAGELAGDFTSLDPDAPNGYLYLRNFSISDTKDVYPLQEVALTARSTPDSNSINLQSQIADVDLTGKYKLTQIFGSLMQTVNEYYQFQGPGAAASKVDPNQFFAFSAKIKDDDLLRRFVPELNSFEPVVLTGNYVADTRQLQINGQIPQVSYGKNDIRGGVISVNNAGDALIYDVSLDEFKNESIALMKVNLNGNVKDNLITYNASTKDEKDATKFLLAGTAEKLGELTEISLNPDGLILDYTNWQVAPGNSLRIGSRGIVADNFAVSNAGSEIRLQSESNVPNSPLNVTIRDFKIESITEILKKDSLLAKGNINGTAQLRDLKNNMSFTSDLAVTDLFVYGSPVGNVDVKVNSETSQLLRADVQVSGNDNDVKLLGTYNTSSGILDMNLDMDRLQMQTVQGLSLNAIENAEGYLSGDLKIAGNLDAPSILGDVRFNNVGLGITQLGTKFKNINDEISFTRNGIDFNDFQLKDESGNAIRVDGSVLTERYREFAFNLDVDADDFKVVDSRKDNDKLMYGVLAVDAGLRIRGDLDLPRVDGSIAVTDVTDFTFVLPQSSPAMEDREGIVEFIDQDQIALQETVTADSLTNQSDIKGLDVNVNIEVTKEAKISLLIDKANGDFVALQGEAQLTGGIDPSGKTTLVGVYEVDQGAYEMSVSLLRRKFEIQKGSTITWTGEPTTADLDVTAIYKTDAAPLDLLQQQLTGVTGTELNQYKQRIPFNTLLMMKGELMKPVISFDITTDEENSSVSATVLDNTRAKLDQLRREEAEMNKQVFALLLLNRFIGENPFQSETGLSASTIAKQSVSRILSEQLNNLAEDLVGGVELNFDLESTEDYSSGNRNERTDLNVDLSKRLFDDRLKVTVGNNFGILGDTRKNEQTTNIAGDVTLDYSLSKDGRYMLRAYRKNDYQVALQGQVIETGVGFIITLDYDKFREIFERSRKQRDTKNKTENTTSK, from the coding sequence ATGAAAAGTTTTAAAAAAGTCCTTAAATATGCCGGTATAACTTTAGGATCACTCATCATTCTGGTGGTATTTGCAGTCCTGAGCCTGCAGCTGCCGGCGGTCCAGAATTTTCTAAAAGTCAAACTGGTAAACTATCTTGAGGAAAAAATTCACACCAAGGTAACACTGGAACGCGTTTTTGTGGCGTTCCCCAACAGCCTGGTAATGGAAAATCTTTACCTCCAGGACCAGAACAAAGATACTTTGCTGTTCGCCAGGAAAGTGGATGTTGGTCTTCATATTCCCAAACTTCTTAAAAGTACGGCAGATTTGACCTCTGTTGATCTGGCCGGAGTACGTGCCAATGTAATCCGCCGTCAGAACGGTAACTTTAATTTCGATTATATACTGGAGGCTTTCGCCACTAAGGACGCTGAGGAGAGTGAATCCAAGCCGTTTATTATTTCACTGGACAAAATTAAGCTTCAGGATATTGGAGTTAACTTTCGGGATCTTCAGGCCCGCAACGATCTGAGTGTATATTTTAAGTCCTTTGATACCCGCGTCAGGACTTTTGACCTTCAGAACAATTCCTATGCTGTAAATGACATCCTCATGGATGGACTGCGACTCCGTTTAAAGCAGGATTTGCTGGAGGAAGTTGCGGAGGAGGTAGAACAGACTGTTGATTCACTGAACCGGCGCAAGCCTATGCAGTTGGGGCTTAACAGGATTAAACTGACAAATTTCGATATTGATTATGGTGATGATAACACAAAAACATTCGGTAAGGTCAAATTCGCCGAACTCAGTTCGAAAGTAAATAAACTGGACCTGCAGAACAGTGATTTTGTTGTAGATAATGTGACACTGAAAGGTGCTGACATTAATGCGAAAATGTTTATGCCGGGTTCCAAAGGCGCTTCAACCAAAGATAACACAGATAAAAATAATCAGAACACGGACAGGCCTCTCGCACTTCAGCTTAACAGATTAACATTTGACGATGTCCGCGTGGTGTACGATAATACGGCAATACCAGTTACGAGGCGCGGTATGGATTTCAACCATCTTAATTTCTCTAAACTGGATATGGAGGTCCGGAACTTCCAGATGAAGGATGGAACATTTGCCGGCACGGTAAATTCGGCGGTGGTTAAAGAAGGTCGCGGACTGGATATTCAGCGTTTTGAAACCGATTTTGTTTATGGTGAGAAACAGGCTTATCTGAAGGATCTTTATTTGCAGACTTCAAAGACACTTCTGCGCGATGAACTGGTATTGAACTACAATTCAACTGAGCAGCTGTCTGCCAATCCGGGGGCGGCACGGATATCGGCAAATCTTCGCAACTCAAAGGTAGGATTTTCAGATATTTTGATGCTGGTGCCATCCCTGCAGAATACCGTTCCGTTTAACAAATATCCTAATTCGGTTGTCAATGTAAATACAAGGCTTAGGGGCAGCCTGAATGACCTGCAGATCCAGTATCTGGAGCTTTCCGGGATTGACAGGCTGAAGGTCAACGCGTCGGGAAATGTAAAGAATGCCATGAATCCGGACAATCTTCTCTATGACCTGAACATCCGCGAACTCTCATCCGATGCCCGCACAGTTACAAACTTGCTACCTAAAAATACATTGCCGGCTAATATCACATTACCCTCTTTTTTCAGGATTTCCGGTATCGCTAAAGGAAGTACTCAGGTCGTAAATGCCAACCTGAAATTAACGTCGACTCTTGGTAATGCCGCCATACGGGCCGCTTTGGACATGAGGCGTAAAAACCAGGAGCGCTATGATGTCGTGGCTAATTTGCAAAATCTACAGATCGGAACAATTATACAGAATAAAGACCTGCGTTCCGTCACAGGGCAGATTGCTGTTAAGGGCCAGAGTTTCGATCCAAACCGGGCCATCGCCAATTTAAAGGGAAATATTGCCTCTGTATATTATAACGGCTATACCTACAGGAATATGAACCTTGCAGGCACGGTGAACCGTGGGGCTTACGTTATTAACCTGGATTCCAAAGATCCGAATGCCAATTTAAAACTGCGTGCTTCAGGAGTTTACAAAGAAAATAATCCAAGCATCAGGGTAAATGGTAATATCCAGAAACTGGACCTCAACAAACTGGGTTTTTATAAGGATCAGATGATTCTTGCGGGTGAGTTGGCTGGTGATTTCACGAGTCTGGACCCTGACGCACCAAACGGTTACCTCTATCTGCGGAATTTTTCCATTTCAGATACAAAGGATGTCTATCCTCTGCAGGAAGTAGCACTCACAGCGCGGTCTACACCGGACAGTAACAGTATTAATCTGCAGTCTCAGATAGCAGATGTAGATCTGACAGGAAAATACAAACTGACGCAGATATTCGGCTCACTAATGCAGACGGTAAATGAGTATTATCAGTTTCAAGGCCCGGGAGCTGCGGCTTCAAAAGTGGATCCAAACCAGTTCTTCGCCTTCAGCGCAAAGATTAAGGATGACGATTTGCTGCGCCGCTTTGTTCCTGAACTGAATTCCTTTGAACCTGTTGTTCTTACTGGAAATTATGTGGCAGATACCCGACAGCTGCAGATAAATGGTCAGATACCTCAGGTAAGCTACGGAAAGAATGATATTAGAGGTGGTGTGATTTCGGTGAATAATGCTGGTGATGCTTTGATATATGATGTAAGTCTCGACGAATTCAAAAATGAGAGTATCGCATTGATGAAGGTAAACCTGAACGGTAATGTGAAGGACAATCTTATCACTTATAATGCATCAACCAAAGATGAAAAGGATGCCACCAAATTTTTACTGGCCGGAACCGCAGAGAAATTAGGCGAACTGACGGAAATCAGCCTTAATCCCGATGGACTGATCCTGGATTACACCAACTGGCAGGTTGCACCGGGCAATTCTCTGCGAATTGGCAGCCGTGGTATTGTAGCTGATAATTTTGCGGTCTCCAACGCCGGAAGTGAAATTCGGTTGCAGTCCGAATCCAATGTTCCCAACAGTCCGCTCAATGTAACCATCCGTGATTTCAAAATAGAATCCATTACAGAAATCCTGAAAAAAGATTCGCTTCTCGCGAAGGGAAATATCAACGGTACTGCGCAGTTGCGGGATCTTAAAAACAATATGTCCTTCACTTCGGATTTGGCGGTAACAGACCTCTTTGTGTACGGAAGTCCGGTGGGTAATGTGGATGTAAAAGTGAACAGCGAAACTTCTCAATTGCTGAGAGCCGATGTACAGGTTTCCGGTAATGATAATGATGTTAAGCTTCTGGGGACATATAATACATCGTCCGGCATTCTGGATATGAATCTGGATATGGACAGGCTGCAGATGCAGACGGTTCAGGGGCTATCGCTCAATGCCATTGAAAATGCAGAAGGTTATCTTTCCGGCGATCTCAAAATTGCAGGTAATCTGGATGCACCTTCCATTCTTGGTGATGTTAGGTTTAATAATGTAGGTCTTGGGATCACACAGTTGGGAACTAAGTTCAAAAATATCAATGATGAAATCAGTTTTACAAGAAACGGGATTGATTTTAATGATTTCCAGCTTAAAGATGAAAGCGGAAATGCCATTAGGGTTGACGGGTCAGTTTTAACTGAAAGATACAGGGAATTTGCATTTAATCTTGATGTTGATGCAGATGATTTCAAAGTGGTAGATTCCAGGAAAGATAATGACAAACTGATGTACGGTGTACTTGCTGTAGATGCCGGCCTCCGTATCCGGGGTGATCTTGACTTGCCAAGGGTAGATGGCAGTATAGCTGTAACGGATGTCACAGATTTCACATTTGTATTACCCCAGTCATCACCTGCAATGGAAGACAGAGAAGGTATAGTGGAATTCATAGACCAGGACCAGATCGCCCTTCAGGAAACTGTTACGGCAGATTCACTCACAAATCAAAGTGACATAAAAGGCCTGGACGTAAATGTAAACATTGAAGTGACCAAAGAAGCAAAGATCTCGCTGCTCATTGACAAAGCCAACGGAGATTTTGTGGCACTTCAGGGTGAAGCACAGCTGACCGGCGGGATAGATCCTTCAGGAAAGACCACGCTTGTAGGTGTTTATGAAGTTGATCAGGGTGCCTACGAAATGTCGGTAAGTCTGCTGAGAAGAAAATTTGAAATTCAAAAGGGAAGCACGATAACCTGGACGGGTGAACCAACCACTGCTGACCTGGATGTGACGGCCATATACAAAACCGATGCAGCACCACTGGACCTGCTGCAGCAGCAACTCACCGGCGTTACCGGCACTGAACTCAACCAATACAAGCAGCGGATTCCTTTTAATACCCTGCTGATGATGAAGGGAGAACTCATGAAACCGGTTATTAGTTTTGATATTACAACGGATGAGGAAAACAGTTCGGTTTCAGCCACGGTATTAGACAATACGAGAGCTAAGCTGGACCAGCTCCGACGCGAAGAAGCTGAGATGAACAAGCAGGTTTTCGCGCTGCTTCTACTGAACCGTTTCATTGGCGAAAATCCGTTCCAAAGCGAGACCGGACTCTCTGCTTCCACAATTGCGAAGCAAAGTGTGAGCAGGATACTTTCCGAGCAGTTAAATAACCTGGCTGAAGATCTGGTAGGAGGGGTAGAACTTAATTTTGACCTGGAATCCACTGAGGATTATTCCAGCGGAAACAGAAATGAGCGTACAGACCTCAATGTGGATCTGAGCAAAAGACTTTTCGATGACCGCCTGAAAGTGACAGTAGGCAATAATTTCGGCATTTTAGGTGATACCCGGAAAAATGAGCAAACCACTAATATTGCCGGCGATGTAACTTTGGATTACAGCCTGTCCAAAGACGGCAGATATATGCTGCGTGCTTACCGCAAGAATGATTATCAGGTCGCCCTGCAGGGGCAGGTTATTGAAACCGGCGTGGGCTTCATTATTACTTTGGATTACGATAAATTCAGGGAGATTTTTGAAAGAAGCCGCAAACAGAGAGACACAAAAAACAAAACCGAAAACACGACTTCAAAATAA
- a CDS encoding BamA/TamA family outer membrane protein: MKKSSLLYLPAAAVALALTVSSCSNTRFLKEGETLYTGATIDIVNDTLSKKEKSNLKDALKDQLRPKPNSSFLGLRPQLYIYNITKEPKKEKGLRNWLKYKIGEKPVLLGDVDREFNEKIIVNYSENKGFFNARASSDTISKNRRAKVAYTLKPGARYFISNVTYPKDSTVINAEIQSIKDKSFLKTGNPFDLDVIKAERERIDEHLKDKGFYYFGADNIVVQADSTVTKDPKVELIIKLKDNTPQLAKEQFTIDKTIVFPDYNIADAKLGKYGIPYNTDSVEVIDDLYIIDPENKFKPKIFDRALYFDKGDLYNRKDHNLSLNRLISLGVFKFVKNEFIVSDSLNHKFDAYYLLTPRPFQSLRLETLGKTSSANYTGGEVNLNWTHRNLFRGAEQLKGAVYGAFDVQVGGPKDANNIIRVGANAQLSIPRIVAPFRFESSSAFVPRTNIELGYEYLSRTGLYTLHNFNTSFGYLWKENERKEHNLKVLDVTLVAPQNVSDKYREQIEGNPAAGIPANPSLQRVIDKQLIFGPAYTYTYTNTMLPKKNTVYYKGSVDLAGNIAGLVTGANAKEGSQKELFGIPFSQYAKMEHDFRYYRKVGDKSSIASRVIAGLGYPYGNSTTIPYVKQFFVGGSNSIRAFRARTLGPGSYDPRVQNASFFFDQSGDIKLEMNLEYRANLYKFLNAAIFADAGNVWLVNEDPERPGGKFSGDFFKEMAVGAGIGLRLDFSILILRLDLAMPLRVPYYAEDERWAFDRIDFGSSAWRRDNLILNIAIGYPF, from the coding sequence ATGAAGAAATCCAGTTTATTATATTTGCCTGCAGCTGCCGTAGCTTTAGCATTAACGGTTTCATCGTGCAGTAATACGCGCTTTCTGAAAGAAGGCGAAACACTTTACACAGGCGCCACCATCGACATCGTAAACGATACCTTAAGCAAAAAGGAAAAATCCAATCTGAAAGATGCGCTCAAGGATCAGTTGCGGCCAAAACCCAATTCTTCCTTTCTTGGTTTGCGGCCTCAGCTTTATATCTATAACATAACAAAGGAGCCAAAAAAGGAAAAGGGACTCCGTAACTGGCTGAAGTACAAAATTGGTGAAAAACCGGTGCTTTTGGGGGATGTGGATCGTGAATTCAATGAAAAGATCATCGTTAATTATTCTGAAAACAAAGGGTTCTTCAATGCACGTGCATCTTCGGATACCATTTCGAAAAACAGACGGGCAAAAGTTGCCTACACCCTGAAACCCGGCGCAAGGTATTTCATCAGCAACGTTACCTACCCGAAGGATTCAACTGTCATCAATGCAGAAATACAGTCTATTAAGGATAAATCATTCCTGAAGACGGGCAATCCTTTTGATCTGGATGTGATTAAAGCGGAACGCGAGCGCATAGATGAACACCTTAAAGACAAAGGTTTCTATTATTTCGGCGCGGACAATATTGTGGTGCAGGCCGACAGTACCGTAACAAAAGATCCAAAAGTAGAGCTTATCATAAAGTTGAAAGACAATACTCCGCAACTTGCCAAAGAGCAGTTTACCATAGACAAAACCATCGTTTTTCCCGACTACAATATTGCTGACGCCAAGCTGGGAAAATATGGTATTCCCTATAATACGGATTCGGTGGAAGTTATAGACGACCTTTACATCATTGACCCTGAGAATAAATTTAAGCCCAAAATATTTGACCGTGCGTTGTACTTTGACAAAGGTGACCTTTATAACAGGAAAGACCATAACCTCTCGCTCAACCGTCTGATCAGTCTGGGTGTTTTTAAATTCGTAAAGAATGAATTCATCGTTTCAGATTCGCTCAACCATAAATTTGATGCCTATTATCTGCTTACGCCAAGGCCTTTTCAGTCCTTGCGACTGGAAACCTTAGGTAAGACGAGTTCTGCCAATTATACGGGCGGCGAGGTTAACCTCAACTGGACCCACCGAAATCTCTTCCGTGGTGCCGAACAGCTGAAAGGTGCGGTGTATGGTGCTTTTGACGTGCAGGTTGGCGGCCCCAAAGATGCCAATAATATTATCAGGGTGGGTGCCAATGCACAGCTTTCTATTCCCAGGATTGTGGCGCCTTTCCGGTTTGAATCTTCCAGCGCATTTGTACCCCGGACCAATATAGAGTTGGGTTATGAGTACCTGAGCCGGACAGGACTCTATACACTTCACAATTTCAATACCTCCTTCGGTTATTTGTGGAAGGAAAATGAGAGGAAAGAGCATAACCTCAAGGTTTTGGACGTTACGCTGGTGGCTCCCCAAAATGTGAGTGATAAATACCGTGAACAGATTGAAGGTAATCCAGCGGCGGGAATTCCTGCAAACCCTTCGCTTCAGCGCGTGATAGACAAACAGTTAATCTTCGGACCTGCGTACACTTATACTTACACCAACACCATGCTTCCGAAAAAAAATACGGTATATTATAAAGGTAGCGTGGACCTGGCGGGAAACATTGCCGGTCTTGTAACTGGCGCCAATGCTAAAGAGGGTAGCCAGAAAGAGCTTTTCGGCATTCCTTTCAGTCAGTATGCGAAGATGGAGCATGACTTCCGTTATTACCGAAAGGTGGGCGATAAGTCCTCAATCGCTTCCCGGGTAATTGCGGGTCTTGGCTACCCTTACGGAAACAGTACCACCATTCCGTATGTAAAGCAATTCTTTGTGGGAGGAAGCAACAGCATACGGGCATTCCGGGCCAGGACCCTTGGGCCGGGCAGTTATGATCCGCGCGTGCAGAACGCCTCTTTTTTCTTTGATCAGTCCGGAGATATTAAATTGGAGATGAATCTGGAATACCGTGCGAATCTTTATAAATTCCTTAATGCTGCTATATTTGCTGATGCCGGAAATGTTTGGCTTGTAAATGAAGACCCGGAAAGACCCGGCGGTAAATTTTCAGGTGATTTTTTTAAAGAGATGGCAGTAGGAGCAGGGATCGGTCTGCGTTTGGACTTTTCAATTCTCATTCTGCGCCTGGACCTGGCCATGCCACTTAGGGTTCCTTATTATGCTGAGGATGAGCGTTGGGCTTTTGACAGGATTGATTTTGGAAGCAGTGCCTGGCGCCGTGATAATCTGATCCTCAACATCGCAATCGGCTATCCTTTCTGA